The following nucleotide sequence is from Phormidium ambiguum IAM M-71.
CAGTCCCTAGTACCCAGTCCCCAGTACCCAGTCCCCTTCTTTTGTAAGGAGTTACGTAATGACAACTGATATCCAACCAACGCCTGCGCCTGCTTCAAGTTTGACTCCCGTGCTGGAAATGCGCGGGATTACCAAGCGCTTTCATGGTGTACCTGCCCTCCAAGGCGTGAATCTAACGATTTATCCGGGAGAAGTTCATGCGCTGATGGGAGAGAACGGCGCTGGCAAAAGCACGTTAATGAAAATCCTGGCAGGAGCCTATATTGCCGATGACGGTGAAATTTACATCAATGGAGAACGATTAAATATTACCGATCCGGGTACGGCGCGGCGGGCTGGCATCAATTTAATTTATCAAGAGTTGAATGTTGCACCTAATTTAACCGTTGCCGAAAATATGTTTATGGGCAGCGAGTTGCGTCGGGGGCAACTGCTCGATCGAGAAGGAATGCGGCGAGAAGCTCTTCAGGTGTTGCAGAGTTTGGGTGCCCATTTTGCTCCCGACGATCTGGTGTCTGGTTTATCGATCGCCGAACAGCAGTTGGTCGAAATTGCCCGTGCTCTAAAAGACAAAAGCCGGATTCTGGTAATGGATGAACCGACGGCAGCTTTGAGCGATCGGGAGACAGAGCGATTATTTGAGGTAATCCACAAACTGCGACAAGATGGCATCGCCATCATCTATATCAGTCACCGCATGGAAGAAGTTTATGCCCTAGCTAATCGAGTTAGCGTCTTGCGGGATGGTCAATATATTGGCAGTTTGACAAGAGATGAAATCTCACCGGAACGGCTGGTGCAAATGATGGTAGGCCGCCCGATGCAAGACTTCTACGAACATCAGCGGCAAACCAGTGTTGGGCCTGTGGTACTGGAAGCGAGAAATCTGAGCGATGGTCGGAAGGTACAACCAACCAACCTCACGTTGCACGCTGGAGAAATTGTTGGGCTAGCGGGTTTAGTGGGTGCGGGAAGAACCGAACTTTCTCGATTGATTTTTGGGGCAGATCCGAAAATGAGTGGGGAAGTGTGGCTCAATGGCAAAAAAGTGGAGATTAATTCCCCTGGAGATGCGATCGCCGCAGGGATTGGTTACGTTCCCGAAGACCGCAAAGATCAAGGCTTGTTTTTAGAAATGACTTCAGGCAAAAACATTGTCCTGAATACGCTGAAGCAAGACGCAAAAGCAGGAGTGCTCAATTGGCGATCGCTCGGCAAAATTGCCAATGATGCAGTAGAAAACTTTAACATCCGACTTGCCAATCTAGAAATTCGCGCAATGGATTTGTCCGGTGGCAATCAACAAAAATTGCTTCTGGCAAGGTGGCTGGCAATTAAGCCCAGAGTGCTGTTGCTCGATGAGCCAACGCGAGGCGTAGACATTGGTGCAAAAAGCGAGATTTATCGCATCATCAGCGACCTGGCAAAACAAGGTGTTGCCATTTTAATGGTTTCCAGTGAATTGCCGGAAGTTGTGGGGTTAAGCGATCGCGTCTTAGTCATGCGTGAAGGGCAATTAGTCGGGGAACTGGGTGGTTCAACAGGTACAGAGATTACACAAGAAAACATTATGGCGTATGCTACGGGCGCATCGGAGGTCGCCGCAACATGAGTGAAACTAAATTGCGTCCCATTAAAGATGAAGCTAGCAGTTCTCGATCGCAGCGGCGCAGAGTCGCTAGTAACTGGCTTCAAATTGCGGGAATTTTGCCGATTTTAGTGCTGATTTGCATTCTCTTCTCGATTTTGACTCCCAATTTTGCCACAGCGGGAAACGCAGTCAATATTTTACGGCAAGCATCGATCAATATCGTCCTGGCTACAGGCATGACCTTCGTAATTCTCACAGGTGGTATTGATTTGTCCGTTGGCTCCATTTTGGGTGTCTCAGCAGTTGTTGGAGTACTTGTCTCTCTCATCCCTGTCTTAAGTTGGGCAGCGATACCTGCGGCACTGTTGACAGGTTTGCTGATTGGCTTGATCAATGGTAGTTTGATTGCCTTTCTCGACTTGCCCCCCTTTATTGTCACCTTGGGTTCGTTGACAGCATTGCGCGGTGCCGCCTATCTCGTTGCCAATGGC
It contains:
- a CDS encoding sugar ABC transporter ATP-binding protein; this translates as MTTDIQPTPAPASSLTPVLEMRGITKRFHGVPALQGVNLTIYPGEVHALMGENGAGKSTLMKILAGAYIADDGEIYINGERLNITDPGTARRAGINLIYQELNVAPNLTVAENMFMGSELRRGQLLDREGMRREALQVLQSLGAHFAPDDLVSGLSIAEQQLVEIARALKDKSRILVMDEPTAALSDRETERLFEVIHKLRQDGIAIIYISHRMEEVYALANRVSVLRDGQYIGSLTRDEISPERLVQMMVGRPMQDFYEHQRQTSVGPVVLEARNLSDGRKVQPTNLTLHAGEIVGLAGLVGAGRTELSRLIFGADPKMSGEVWLNGKKVEINSPGDAIAAGIGYVPEDRKDQGLFLEMTSGKNIVLNTLKQDAKAGVLNWRSLGKIANDAVENFNIRLANLEIRAMDLSGGNQQKLLLARWLAIKPRVLLLDEPTRGVDIGAKSEIYRIISDLAKQGVAILMVSSELPEVVGLSDRVLVMREGQLVGELGGSTGTEITQENIMAYATGASEVAAT